One Pararge aegeria chromosome 1, ilParAegt1.1, whole genome shotgun sequence genomic region harbors:
- the LOC120637208 gene encoding charged multivesicular body protein 4c, with amino-acid sequence MSFLGKLFGGKKEEKGPTTHEAIQKLRETEELLVKKQEFLERKIELEIQTARKNGTKNKRAAIAALKRKKRYEKQLNQIDGTLTQIEAQREALEGANTNAQVLNTMKDAANAMKLAHKDIDVDKVHDIMDDIAEQHDISREITDAISNNVAFPNEIDEDELERELEELEQEELDKEMIGISVPADNLPDVPATEPVPAKAKPSKQKQEDDDEDFKLLKSWAT; translated from the exons ATGAGTTTTCTAGGGAAGTTGTTCGGTGGAAAAAAGGAAGAAAAGGGACCCACGACACACGAAGCTATACAAAAGTTACGTGAAACTGAAGAACTATTAGTCAAGAAACAAGAGTTCCTGGAGAGGAAGATTGAATTGGAGATACAGACTGCTAGGAAAAATGGTACCAAGAACAAACGAG CGGCAATTGCTGCACTTAAACGTAAGAAGCGATATGAGAAACAACTGAACCAGATTGATGGCACACTTACACAAATTGAGGCACAGAGGGAAGCACTGGAGGGTGCTAATACTAATGCACAGGTGCTTAACACTATGAAGGATGCTGCAAATGCCATGAAATTGGCTCACAAGGACAT TGATGTGGACAAAGTGCACGATATCATGGATGATATTGCAGAGCAGCATGATATTTCCCGTGAGATCACAGATGCTATCAGCAACAATGTAGCCTTCCCCAACGAAATTGATGAGGATGAACTGGAGAGGGAACTGGAGGAGTTGGAACAG GAGGAACTTGACAAAGAGATGATTGGAATCAGTGTGCCTGCAGACAACCTGCCAGACGTGCCGGCCACTGAGCCAGTGCCAGCAAAGGCCAAACCCAGCAAGCAAAAGCAGGAAGATGATG atGAGGACTTCAAACTACTCAAATCCTGGGCTACATAG